In the genome of Curtobacterium sp. MCLR17_036, the window CCGATCGACACCGCCACCTACGTCGAGGCGGCCTACGTCGACACCCGGGTCGCGTACACGCAGGGCAACCCGATCATCCTGACCGGCGCGCACTCGTCGCGCATCCCGTCCTACGGCGGCAACGCGGCACTCACCGCGCTGCACTACTACCCCGACCCGACGGGCAGCTCGCACGGGTGCGTCCGGGTCTCGGCGGAGATGACCCGCACGCTCGCGGCGCTGCCCGTCGGCACCCCGATCCGGTTCAGCTGACGGGCCGCAGACCCAGGCGCTCCAGGACCTCCACGCTCTCCTGCTCCGGGGTGCGGTCGGCGGCGATCGTCAGGTGCGCCTCGTCGGCCTCCGGCGGCTCGAGCGTGTCGAGCTGGGACCGGAGCAGCGACGTCGGCATGAAGTGCCCGGACCGCTGCGACATCCGCTCCTCGATGAGCGCGCCGTCGCCCGCGACGTGGACGAACACCACCCCGGGCGCCCGCAGCACGTCGCGGTAGGCGCGCTTCAGTGCCGAGCAGGTCACCACCCCGTGCGTTCCGGCGTCCAGGTGCCCGCGGATCCACCCGGCGACGACGTCGAGCCAGGGCCAGCGGTCCTCGTCGGTCAGCGGGGTGCCGGCGTGCATCTTGTCGACGTTCGCCTGCGGGTGCATGGCATCGCCCTCGGCGAAGTCCCACCCGAGGCGTTCCGCGACCATCGCGGCGACGGTGGACTTGCCCGAGCCGGACACCCCCATCACCACCAGGACACGGGCATCGAGCGCATCGGTCTCCGCTGTCGGTCCGCTCATCGGATGAACACCCCGGCGAGCAGCACACCGAGCAGGCCGAGCACCGAGATGAGGCACTCGAGCACCGTCCACGTCTTGAAGGTCTGCCCCACCGTCGTGTTGAGGTAGCCCTTGACGAGCCAGAACCCGGCGTCGTTCACGTGCGACAGGAACACCGACCCGGCGCCGATCGCGAGCACGAGCAGCGACGTCATCGGCGAGGACAGGTCCGCGGCGATCGGCGCCATGATGCCCGCGGCGGTCACGGTCGCGACCGTCGCCGACCCCGTGGCGACCCGCACCAGGGCGGAGACGAGCCACGCGACGAGCAGCACCGAGATGCCGGACTCCTTCACGGCGTCGGCGATCACGCCGCCGATGCCCGTGTCGATGAGCACCTGCTTGAACCCGCCGCCGGCGCCGACGATGAGCAGGACCCCGGCCACCGGGGGCAGCGCGCTCTCGAGCGACTTCGACACCGCGGACCGGTCCATCCCGCCGCCGATCGCGAAGAACACCATGGCGTAGACCGCGGCGATCCCGATCGCGATCATCGGCGACCCGAGGAAGTCGAGCAGGCTCACCCACGAGCCGGCGGCGTCGGGCATCGTCGCCTCGCGGATCGCCTGGGCCAGCATGAGCACCACGGGCAGCAGGATGCCGACGAGAGCGACCGCGAACGACGGGCTGCGCGGCTCGCTGATGACGCGCGTGAAGTCACTCTTGCCGTTGGGCAGGGATGCGGTGTCCTGCGTGGCGGGGCCGCGCCGTGCCTCCCGTCCGGCGTGTGCCGGGTCGTCGCCACCGGTGGCCGATCCGCGCGACCCGAACATGTCGGGGACCGGGATGTCGACCCAGCGCGCCGCGAAGCGGGCGAAGACCGGTCCGGCGAGCACGATGACCGGGATCGCGAGCACGATGCCGAAGGCGAGGGTCGTGCCGAGGTCCGCGCCGACCGTCGAGATCGCGACGAGCGGGCCGGGGTGCGGCGGCACGAAGGCGTGCATCGTCGACAGGCCGACCAGGGCGGGCACGGCGATCTTCATGATCGGCACGCCGCTGCGCTTCGCGACGAGGACGATGATCGGGATGAGGAGCACGAGGCCGACCTCGAAGAACATCGGCAGACCGATGAGGGCGCCGATGAGTGCCATCGTCCACGGCAGCATCGCCTTCGACGACCTGCGGACCAGGGTGTCGACCACCCGGTCGGCTGCGCCGGAGTCGACGAGCATCTTGCCGAACATCGACCCGAGGCCGACCAGGATGCCGACGCTCGTCATCGTCGCACCGAAGCCGTTGCCGAAGCTCGTCACCGCCTTGTCCGGCGCGAGCCCTGCGCCGATGCCGACACCGAGCGCGCCGATGACGAGCGCGATGAACGGGTGCACCTTGAGCCAGGTGATGAGCGCGATGATCACGACGATGCCGAGCAGCGCCGCGATGATCAGCTGCGGGATCGGGCCGGACGGGTCGACCGTCTCGGTGCCGCCGGTCTCGGCCGCGAGCACGGTTCCGAGGTGGACTGGAGCGTGAGGCATCGGTGCCCCTTCCTGGAGCCGCTGCCGCGCGGCTCCGTCGCCTTGGTGTCGAGGGCGGGTGGCGTCGTGCTTGCTCGCCCGCAATAATCTGATTAATCAGACTACACGGGGATGTGCCGCGCGCCTCCCACTGTGCGTCGCAGTCTGCCGTTTCGATGAGCAGCGCGTTCCGCACCGTGCTGGTCGCGTCCTGCCAGCCCGTCCCGTCCGGAGGTCCCATGCCCCCCGCCCGTGGTCTCCACGCCCACGTGCTCGACACCATCGGGCAGCGCATCGTCGACGGCGACCTCGCGCCGGGCACCGTCCTGCGGCCCGAGCTCGTCGCGGACGAGTTCGGCGTGTCACGGTCCGTCGTCCGCGAGGCGCTCCGGGTCCTGCAGTCGCTCGGCCTCGTCGAGCCACGACAGCGCGTCGGGACGCAGGTGCTCGGGACCACGTCGTGGGAACTGCTCGCGCCGACCGTCATCCGGTGGCGCGGCGCATCGCCGGCGTACTTCGTGCAACAGCGGGAGCTCCTCGAACTCCGCCTCGGCGTGGAGCCCGTCGCGGCGTCGCTCACCGCCACCGGCCCCGGCGGCACGGACGTCCTCGACGCGGCGCAGGACATGCTCGCCGCCTGCGCAGCGGAGGACAGCCGCGCCTACCTCGAAGCCGACGTCCGCTTCCACCGGGCGCTGCTCACCGGCTCCGGCAACGCCGTGTTCGCCCACTTCGCGGGCACCGTCGAGGCCCTGCTGCGCACCCGCACCTCGGAGTCGCGGGACACCATCACCGGGTGGACGCGCTCGGCGGCGCTCCGGCACGAGGCCGTCGGGCGGGCGGTCGTCGCGGGCGACGGGGCCGCTGCATCGGCCGCGATGACCGCGCTCGTGCAGGTCACCCACGACGAGTTCACGGCGGAGGCGCCGCGGGGCTGAGGGGGCCGGGGCTGCGGGTCCGGGGCTGCGGCTGAGGCTGCTGTCGCCGTCGCCGTCGCCGTCGCCGTCGCCGTCGTCCGCCGGTGCTGTCGTCGCCGGTGCGCGCACGATTCGTCCCATCGCGCGTGGAATGGGAAGCGAGATCGCGCGTCGGAGGGCGGAACGACGGGCCTCCTACGCGCGGAAGAACCTCCCACGCGCTAAACGACCTCCTACGCGCGAAACGACCTCCCACGCGCGGAACGACCTCCCCCGCGCGGAACGACCCTCTCCGCGCGGAACGGCCCCCTCCGCGCTGCGTCCCGCGCCCCTACCGCCGCGCGAAGAGCCGGGGCCCGCGCAGGCGCAGGCGCATCGTCACCGTGCCGAGCCAGCGGTCGTACTTGTAGCCGACCTTGCCCATCCGCCCGACCTCCTCGAAGCCGAGCCGCTCGTGCAACCGGATCGACGCCTCGGCCTGCCGGTCCGCGATGACCGCGACCACCTCGCGCACTCCCGCCGAGCGGCACTCGTCGAGCAGGGCCTCCATGAGCGCCCGGCCGAGGCCCTTGCCGCCGGAGGCCGCCCCCAGGTAGATCGAGTCCTCGACGACGCGGTTCGAGCGGTCGCGGGGGTTCCACGGGTCGACCAGGGCGTAGCCGAGGATCTGGCCGGCGGGGTTCTCCGCCACCAGGAACGGCAGTGCTCGGCGGCGGATCTCGTCGTAGCGCTGCTTCCAGCCGGCGAAGGTCAGCACCGACGGGTCGAAGGTGACCGACGAGTTGCGGACGTAGTGCGCGTGGATCTCGCGGACGTGGGGCAGGTCGCCGGTCTCGGCCGCACGGATGCGGTACGTGAAGGCGGTCTCGGTCGGCGCCGGAGCACGCAGGTGTCGCGGCAGGACACGCCGTCGCTGGTATTCCTCCTCGAGCACGACGTCGAGCCTACTGAGCGGGCAGGGACCAGTCGACGGGCGTCGCGCCCTGTTCCTCGAGCAGGGTGTTCACCTGCGAGAACGGTCGGCTGCCGAAGAACCCGCGCGAGGCGCTGAGCGGGCTCGGGTGCGCCGACGCCACCACCGGGGTGTCGCCGAGCAGCGGGCGGACCGATGCCGCCTGGGCACCCCAGAGGACGGCGACGAGCGGCTTGCCCCGGCCGACCAGGGCACGCACGGCCTGGTCGGTGACGGCCTCCCAGCCCTTGCCGCGGTGGCTGCCGGCCTCGCCCGCCCGCACGGTGAGCACGC includes:
- a CDS encoding gluconokinase is translated as MSGPTAETDALDARVLVVMGVSGSGKSTVAAMVAERLGWDFAEGDAMHPQANVDKMHAGTPLTDEDRWPWLDVVAGWIRGHLDAGTHGVVTCSALKRAYRDVLRAPGVVFVHVAGDGALIEERMSQRSGHFMPTSLLRSQLDTLEPPEADEAHLTIAADRTPEQESVEVLERLGLRPVS
- a CDS encoding SLC13 family permease, giving the protein MPHAPVHLGTVLAAETGGTETVDPSGPIPQLIIAALLGIVVIIALITWLKVHPFIALVIGALGVGIGAGLAPDKAVTSFGNGFGATMTSVGILVGLGSMFGKMLVDSGAADRVVDTLVRRSSKAMLPWTMALIGALIGLPMFFEVGLVLLIPIIVLVAKRSGVPIMKIAVPALVGLSTMHAFVPPHPGPLVAISTVGADLGTTLAFGIVLAIPVIVLAGPVFARFAARWVDIPVPDMFGSRGSATGGDDPAHAGREARRGPATQDTASLPNGKSDFTRVISEPRSPSFAVALVGILLPVVLMLAQAIREATMPDAAGSWVSLLDFLGSPMIAIGIAAVYAMVFFAIGGGMDRSAVSKSLESALPPVAGVLLIVGAGGGFKQVLIDTGIGGVIADAVKESGISVLLVAWLVSALVRVATGSATVATVTAAGIMAPIAADLSSPMTSLLVLAIGAGSVFLSHVNDAGFWLVKGYLNTTVGQTFKTWTVLECLISVLGLLGVLLAGVFIR
- a CDS encoding FCD domain-containing protein, which codes for MPPARGLHAHVLDTIGQRIVDGDLAPGTVLRPELVADEFGVSRSVVREALRVLQSLGLVEPRQRVGTQVLGTTSWELLAPTVIRWRGASPAYFVQQRELLELRLGVEPVAASLTATGPGGTDVLDAAQDMLAACAAEDSRAYLEADVRFHRALLTGSGNAVFAHFAGTVEALLRTRTSESRDTITGWTRSAALRHEAVGRAVVAGDGAAASAAMTALVQVTHDEFTAEAPRG
- a CDS encoding GNAT family N-acetyltransferase, yielding MLEEEYQRRRVLPRHLRAPAPTETAFTYRIRAAETGDLPHVREIHAHYVRNSSVTFDPSVLTFAGWKQRYDEIRRRALPFLVAENPAGQILGYALVDPWNPRDRSNRVVEDSIYLGAASGGKGLGRALMEALLDECRSAGVREVVAVIADRQAEASIRLHERLGFEEVGRMGKVGYKYDRWLGTVTMRLRLRGPRLFARR